In Longimicrobium sp., a single window of DNA contains:
- a CDS encoding YciI family protein: MNFFCKLLPPRTTFAMDMTEAEMRLMQEHAAYWNDAVARGSVITFGFVADPSGPFGMGVVEFASEAEVRAFTDGDPTIRSGQGFAFEIHPMPMGAARG, from the coding sequence ATGAATTTCTTCTGCAAGCTGCTGCCGCCGAGGACGACATTCGCGATGGACATGACCGAAGCCGAGATGCGGCTGATGCAGGAGCACGCCGCGTACTGGAACGACGCGGTGGCGCGCGGCAGCGTCATCACCTTCGGCTTCGTGGCGGACCCCAGCGGCCCGTTCGGAATGGGCGTCGTGGAGTTCGCGAGCGAGGCCGAGGTCCGCGCCTTCACCGACGGCGACCCCACCATCCGCTCCGGCCAGGGCTTCGCCTTCGAAATCCATCCCATGCCGATGGGCGCGGCGCGCGGCTGA
- a CDS encoding histidine phosphatase family protein gives MASSTTRVFLVRHGATVLTAENRFAGSIEVPLSDDGREQARRLALRLSGEPIAAVYTSPLGRALETARIAAAPHELPVTTDARLREISHGRWEEMTRDEVETRFPDEVRCWEADPYTFAPQGGETGLDVTARALPAMLELVRAHPGETILVVSHKATIRLLLSSLLGFDPRRYRDNLDQSPAALNIVDFRGTTRARLTLFNDTSHYKHAGLAIPAMPCDRLSRWWA, from the coding sequence ATGGCATCCTCCACCACGCGCGTCTTTCTGGTTCGCCACGGCGCCACGGTGCTGACCGCCGAGAACCGCTTCGCCGGCTCCATTGAGGTCCCTCTTTCCGACGATGGGCGCGAGCAGGCGCGGCGGCTGGCGCTGCGGCTGAGCGGCGAGCCGATCGCGGCCGTCTACACATCGCCGCTGGGCCGCGCGCTGGAGACGGCCCGCATCGCCGCCGCTCCGCACGAGCTGCCGGTGACCACCGATGCACGGCTGCGCGAGATCTCGCACGGCCGCTGGGAGGAGATGACGCGCGACGAGGTGGAGACGCGCTTCCCGGACGAGGTCCGGTGCTGGGAGGCGGACCCGTACACCTTTGCCCCACAGGGCGGCGAGACGGGGCTGGACGTAACGGCGCGCGCGCTTCCCGCCATGCTGGAGCTGGTGCGCGCCCACCCTGGCGAGACGATCCTCGTGGTGTCGCACAAGGCGACGATCCGCCTGCTGCTCAGCTCGCTGCTGGGCTTCGACCCGCGCCGCTACCGCGACAACCTGGACCAGAGCCCGGCCGCCCTGAACATCGTCGACTTCCGCGGCACCACGCGCGCGCGCCTGACCCTCTTCAACGACACCTCCCACTACAAGCACGCCGGCCTCGCCATCCCCGCGATGCCGTGCGACCGTCTGTCGCGGTG
- a CDS encoding DinB family protein, whose translation MDEQLLETWAIHNRINLYLLDAVAPEALGDVPASKGRTVAEQFAHVHNVRLMWLKQSAPELLAGLEKVEKTDAADHPRLRTALESSATAIAELLRQSVAAGGRVKGFKPHVTAFLGYLVSHESHHRGQIALTLKQGGHPLDKKTAYAIWEWGVR comes from the coding sequence ATGGACGAGCAGCTTCTGGAGACCTGGGCGATCCACAACCGCATCAACCTGTACCTCCTGGACGCCGTTGCCCCGGAGGCGCTGGGCGACGTGCCCGCTTCGAAGGGCAGGACGGTGGCCGAGCAGTTCGCGCATGTGCACAACGTGCGGCTGATGTGGCTGAAGCAATCCGCTCCCGAGCTGCTCGCCGGCCTCGAAAAGGTGGAGAAGACGGACGCGGCCGATCATCCCCGTCTGCGGACGGCGCTGGAGAGCTCGGCCACCGCCATCGCCGAGCTGCTGCGGCAGAGCGTGGCCGCCGGCGGCAGGGTGAAGGGCTTCAAGCCGCACGTGACGGCGTTCCTCGGCTACCTGGTCTCCCACGAGTCGCACCACCGCGGGCAGATCGCGCTCACGCTGAAGCAGGGCGGCCATCCGCTGGACAAGAAGACCGCCTACGCCATCTGGGAGTGGGGCGTGCGCTGA